The Triticum dicoccoides isolate Atlit2015 ecotype Zavitan chromosome 6A, WEW_v2.0, whole genome shotgun sequence genome has a window encoding:
- the LOC119318208 gene encoding mitogen-activated protein kinase kinase 5-like: MRPGGPPNARPGLQQQQPGTPGRARRRPDLTLPLPQRDLTSLAVPLPLPPPPSSAPSSTSSSGSGSGSGGASSMPMPMSMTPPNSAGSAPPAPPPLGELERVRRVGSGAGGTVWLVRHAPTGRAYALKVLYGHHDEAVRRQITREIAILRTAEHPSIVRCHGMYEQAGELQILLEYMDGGSLDGRRIASESFLADVARQVLSGIAYLHRCHIVHRDIKPSNLLIDCGRRVKIADFGVGRILNQTMDPCNSSVGTIAYMSPERINTDLNDGNYNGYAGDIWSFGLSILEFYLGRFPLGENLGKQGDWAALMCAICYSESPAAPPTASPELRSFISCCLQKNPAKRPSAAQLLQHRFIASPPPQQPQALAAPPC, translated from the coding sequence ATGCGTCCGGGCGGGCCGCCGAACGCGCGGCCGGgcctgcagcagcagcagcccgGCACGCCGGGCCGGGCGCGGCGCCGGCCGGATCTCACGCTCCCGCTCCCGCAGCGCGACCTGACGTCGCTggccgtgccgctgccgctgcccccgCCCCCGTCCTCCGCGCCGTCGTCCACGTCCTCGtccgggtcggggtcggggtcgggcggCGCGTCGTCCATGCCCATGCCCATGTCCATGACCCCGCCCAACTCGGCCGgctccgcgccgcccgcgcccccgcCGCTGGGCGAGCTGGAGCGGGTCCGCCGCGTCGGGAGCGGCGCCGGCGGGACGGTGTGGCTGGTGCGGCACGCGCCCACGGGCCGCGCCTACGCGCTCAAGGTGCTCTACGGGCACCACGACGAGGCGGTCCGGCGGCAGATCACGCGGGAGATCGCCATCCTGCGCACGGCGGAGCACCCGTCCATCGTGCGCTGCCACGGCATGTACGAGCAGGCCGGCGAGCTGCAGATCCTGCTCGAGTACATGGACGGCGGGTCGCTGGACGGCCGGCGCATCGCGTCCGAGTCCTTCCTCGCGGACGTGGCGCGGCAGGTGCTGTCGGGGATCGCCTACCTCCACCGGTGCCACATCGTGCACCGCGACATCAAGCCGTCCAACCTGCTCATCGACTGCGGGCGGCGCGTGAAGATCGCCGACTTCGGGGTGGGGCGTATCCTGAACCAGACCATGGACCCCTGCAACTCCTCCGTGGGCACCATCGCGTACATGAGCCCCGAGCGCATCAACACCGACCTCAACGACGGCAACTACAACGGCTACGCCGGCGACATCTGGAGCTTCGGCCTCAGCATCCTCGAGTTCTACCTGGGCCGCTTCCCGCTCGGGGAGAACCTGGGGAAGCAGGGCGACTGGGCGGCCCTCATGTGCGCCATCTGCTACTCCGAGTCGCCGGCGGCGCCGCCCACCGCGTCCCCGGAGCTGCGGAGCTTCATCAGCTGCTGCCTCCAGAAAAACCCGGCGAAGCGGCCGTCCGCGGCGCAGCTGCTGCAGCACCGGTtcatcgcctcgccgccgccgcagcagccgcAGGCCCTCGCCGCCCCGCCGTGCTGA